The region TTATTAAAAGCTACCAGCTCGTCTCGAGATGGCATATCAATCCCGTATACGTTAGGATATCTTACTGGTGGAGCAGCAGATGCAAAAAATACATTTTTTGCCCCAGCATCCCTAGCCATTTGAATTATCTCCCTTGATGTAGTCCCGCGAACAATTGAATCATCTATCAAAAGCACATTTTTGTCTTTAAACTCAACTTTAATTGGATTAAGTTTCTGTCTGACAGATTTTTTTCTTAATTCTTGACCTGGCATAATGAAAGTTCGTCCAATATATCTATTTTTAATGAATCCCTCTCTAAATTCAGCGTTAAGCACGAGTGCTACTTCATGTGCGCTTGGCCTGCTTGTATCTGGGATGGGTATCACAACGTCTATGTCAAGATCTGCCCATTCACTCTTAATTTTTTTAGCAAGTGACCTGCCCATATTTAATCTTGTTTGGTAGACCGATATATTATCAATCATAGAGTCCGGACGCGCTAAGTAAACATATTCGAATATACAAGGTGTTTTCTTGACCACATCACAACAAATTTTTGAATAAAAATTTCCATCGAGGTCAATAAAAATTGCTTCTCCAGGCTCTACATCTCTGAGTAATTTAAACCCTAAAATATCAAGCGCGACTGTTTCAGAGGCAACAACATATTCTGGACCATCTTCAGACTGCTTTATTCCAATAACTAACGGTCTAATTCCATGAGGATCTCTAAAGGCAAGCAGCCCGAAGTTATTTATCATTGAAACTACAGCGTAAGCCCCTTTACATCTCTTATACACAGAGCTAACAGAATCAAAAATAATATCTGACGTTAATACATTTTTTTTTGTTGATTTTTCAATAGCATCGGCTAAAACATTTAGCAACACCTCTGAATCCGAGTTTGTATTGATATGCCTTAAATCTTGTTTAAACATATCACCCTTCAGCTTTTCAGAATTAGTCAAATTTCCATTATGCCCAAGGACTAAGCCGTACGGTGAGTTCACATAAAATGGTTGCGCTTCTGCAGCAGAGGAAGATCCTGCTGTGGGATACCTAACATGTCCAATGCCAATATTTCCTGATAAATGCCTCATATGTCTCGTATGAAAAACATCTTTAACGAGGCCATTATTTTTGTACATTTTAATTCGACCATTATCACATGTCGCTATGCCGGCAGCATCTTGGCCTCTATGTTGAAGGACTAATAATCCATCATAGAGCATCTGATTTACAGGGCTATTTGAAACTATTCCAATTATCCCGCACATATAATTCTCATCTAGATTGAATTCTCTTCATATTTTACATTGTTAACCCAGTCCTGGGGCAAATAAGGAAATGTTTTTTCTACTAAAAGTTTTATAAGAACTATTGAATTTGCATGTTGCCATGATGCTTCTTCAGCGTAGGAGGTTTTTTCAATAACAAAAATCAATAAATAAACAACAATAACTCCTCTCAATATACCAAACAATCCACCGAGAATAATATTTGATGCGCCTAAGCCAATTTTATGAATAAACGTACTTAAAAATTTTATCAATATAGATGAAACAATTAGAACGAAAATAAAAATTAGAACAAAGCTACCAACATACTTTATAGAGAATTCAGCTTCAAAAGGAAGAAATATAGCTACACTTGAAGAAAAATAATACGCCACAAAGAAAGCAAATGCCCAGGCCATGAGGCTGAGTAGCTCCTTAACAAAACCCCTAAAAAAACCAAAAATTAAGGAGGCAAATAAAACTAGTAAAACTATGATATCGATAAATGACAT is a window of Methylophilales bacterium DNA encoding:
- the purF gene encoding amidophosphoribosyltransferase encodes the protein MCGIIGIVSNSPVNQMLYDGLLVLQHRGQDAAGIATCDNGRIKMYKNNGLVKDVFHTRHMRHLSGNIGIGHVRYPTAGSSSAAEAQPFYVNSPYGLVLGHNGNLTNSEKLKGDMFKQDLRHINTNSDSEVLLNVLADAIEKSTKKNVLTSDIIFDSVSSVYKRCKGAYAVVSMINNFGLLAFRDPHGIRPLVIGIKQSEDGPEYVVASETVALDILGFKLLRDVEPGEAIFIDLDGNFYSKICCDVVKKTPCIFEYVYLARPDSMIDNISVYQTRLNMGRSLAKKIKSEWADLDIDVVIPIPDTSRPSAHEVALVLNAEFREGFIKNRYIGRTFIMPGQELRKKSVRQKLNPIKVEFKDKNVLLIDDSIVRGTTSREIIQMARDAGAKNVFFASAAPPVRYPNVYGIDMPSRDELVAFNKDDEQICKEIGADALIYQDLEELKRNILQEGNIIEDFDCSCFDGKYVTNDIDDAYLNRIEMLRSDKNLNEPSKSTSQLDLILDPTSEEEEPA
- a CDS encoding CvpA family protein, which produces MSFIDIIVLLVLFASLIFGFFRGFVKELLSLMAWAFAFFVAYYFSSSVAIFLPFEAEFSIKYVGSFVLIFIFVLIVSSILIKFLSTFIHKIGLGASNIILGGLFGILRGVIVVYLLIFVIEKTSYAEEASWQHANSIVLIKLLVEKTFPYLPQDWVNNVKYEENSI